In Methanocellales archaeon, a single window of DNA contains:
- a CDS encoding isoprenylcysteine carboxylmethyltransferase family protein produces MISISNGLGSEHPLCDKIQLIMIILFFVVWGTDTISFFTFGYSTVLVGLISLPMLILPASVFLGLSLYLISKSHNVVLGGTKDNQQLLDSGVYAWVRHPMYLGTLLFCLGFFFLSPSLISLGIWMAFFIIYDKMATYEENDLVKILGKDYESYQNRVSKWLPIMRIRSKQSMKYD; encoded by the coding sequence GTGATTTCAATTTCAAATGGTTTAGGCTCTGAACACCCACTTTGCGATAAAATTCAATTAATAATGATAATTTTGTTTTTTGTCGTATGGGGAACAGATACCATAAGTTTCTTTACCTTCGGATATTCCACAGTTTTAGTTGGATTAATTTCGTTACCCATGCTAATACTTCCAGCAAGTGTTTTTTTGGGTTTGAGCTTATACCTTATATCAAAATCACATAATGTAGTTTTGGGTGGAACAAAGGATAACCAGCAACTCCTCGATTCGGGTGTTTATGCGTGGGTTCGACATCCCATGTATCTCGGAACACTACTGTTTTGTCTGGGTTTCTTTTTCCTAAGCCCTTCATTAATCTCACTCGGAATTTGGATGGCGTTCTTTATCATATATGATAAGATGGCAACATATGAAGAAAACGACCTAGTAAAAATACTTGGTAAAGATTATGAATCCTATCAGAACCGAGTGTCTAAATGGCTTCCAATTATGCGAATACGCTCAAAACAATCAATGAAATATGATTAG
- the thiD gene encoding bifunctional hydroxymethylpyrimidine kinase/phosphomethylpyrimidine kinase, with product MVDMRCIISIAGSDSGGGAGIQADLKTFAALDVHGTCAITAITAQNTCGVQKVHGLPPDVVVDQMDSIVKDFNVDYAKTGMLHSAEIVNAVAQQIRKHKIPLVVDPVMTAEAGGSLLRRNAISSLVEELFPLATVVTPNAFEAGVIADMEVTDRESAKRAAIKIHDLGAKAVIVTGGHLDGTDVLYDGAFKLMEGGLIDGGAHGTGCTYSAALAVYLAKAFDLKNAAAKAKEFVLASISSRVGVGGGSSIVNPLGFIRDSAERYSVLKDVRNAVSLLEKCEGFSKLIPEVGSNIGMAIPGASSVNDVAAVRGRIVRMDGARAAGDVDFGASSHVARFILEAMQFDEEFRGGMNIKYSPDILARCKKLGFSVTSFDRGEEPKGMETMEWGAHTAIKKFGFVPDVIYDLGSVGKEPMIRVLGCSATDAAQKVIKIAKR from the coding sequence ATGGTTGACATGAGGTGCATAATCAGCATAGCTGGCTCTGATAGTGGAGGCGGCGCTGGTATCCAGGCAGATCTGAAGACTTTTGCCGCATTAGACGTGCATGGAACCTGTGCAATTACTGCAATCACGGCACAAAACACATGCGGAGTGCAGAAAGTCCACGGCTTGCCCCCAGACGTCGTAGTGGACCAAATGGATTCCATAGTGAAAGATTTCAATGTGGATTATGCAAAAACTGGCATGCTCCACTCAGCTGAGATAGTAAACGCTGTAGCCCAACAGATAAGAAAACACAAGATACCTCTGGTAGTCGATCCGGTGATGACAGCAGAGGCAGGAGGATCGTTGCTTCGACGAAATGCGATTTCATCCCTAGTCGAGGAGCTATTTCCCCTAGCGACGGTTGTAACACCAAACGCCTTTGAGGCAGGTGTTATCGCTGATATGGAGGTTACCGATCGAGAGAGTGCAAAAAGAGCTGCAATCAAAATACATGATTTGGGCGCTAAGGCCGTAATAGTTACCGGCGGGCATCTTGATGGCACGGATGTGTTATATGACGGTGCATTTAAATTGATGGAGGGGGGACTGATAGACGGAGGCGCACATGGTACGGGTTGTACCTATTCTGCCGCTCTGGCGGTCTACTTAGCAAAAGCCTTCGATCTAAAAAATGCTGCAGCCAAGGCAAAGGAGTTCGTTCTGGCATCCATCAGCAGTAGGGTGGGTGTAGGTGGCGGTAGCAGTATTGTAAACCCCTTGGGATTTATCCGAGATAGTGCAGAAAGATACAGTGTGCTGAAAGATGTGCGTAATGCTGTTTCATTACTGGAAAAATGTGAGGGATTCTCAAAACTAATTCCAGAGGTTGGGAGCAATATTGGGATGGCCATCCCAGGTGCCTCTTCCGTAAACGATGTAGCTGCCGTCAGGGGGAGGATCGTACGCATGGACGGTGCAAGGGCTGCAGGAGATGTCGATTTTGGCGCTAGCAGCCATGTCGCACGGTTTATTCTTGAAGCAATGCAATTTGATGAAGAATTCAGGGGAGGCATGAACATAAAATATTCACCAGATATCCTAGCAAGGTGCAAAAAATTGGGATTCTCCGTTACTTCATTTGACAGAGGAGAGGAGCCAAAAGGCATGGAGACAATGGAGTGGGGGGCTCATACTGCGATCAAAAAATTCGGATTCGTTCCAGATGTCATCTATGACTTGGGCAGCGTGGGAAAAGAGCCGATGATAAGAGTCCTGGGATGTTCTGCCACAGATGCAGCCCAAAAAGTGATTAAAATAGCAAAACGATAA
- the dapB gene encoding 4-hydroxy-tetrahydrodipicolinate reductase gives MIKVAVTGACGRMGSLIAQNVLQEGDMELVAAFDVRGVGSDMGGVKVSDAKDVGEMLTKKNPDVLVDFTTASGAVENAIFAAEHGVNLVIGTTGFTPRQQAQMERAIDEKVAAVISPNFSVGVNVFWKMIGEAAKHLEGYDVEIVEAHHRQKKDAPSGTATRAAKIISDALGGKKIIYGREGLCPREDEIGVHAVRGGDIVGDHLVLFAGDGERMEIIHRAHSRQAFASGVLRAIRWVVNSKKGIHSMEDVLGI, from the coding sequence ATGATCAAAGTCGCCGTTACTGGCGCCTGCGGACGTATGGGCTCCTTGATAGCACAGAACGTTCTGCAAGAGGGGGACATGGAACTCGTGGCAGCGTTTGACGTGAGGGGCGTGGGCTCAGATATGGGAGGAGTGAAAGTTTCAGATGCAAAAGATGTCGGTGAAATGCTCACGAAAAAAAATCCAGATGTACTGGTTGACTTCACCACCGCGAGCGGAGCAGTGGAGAATGCGATATTTGCGGCCGAGCATGGCGTGAATTTGGTCATAGGTACGACTGGATTCACACCTCGGCAACAAGCCCAAATGGAAAGAGCTATCGATGAGAAGGTAGCAGCGGTCATATCTCCCAATTTTTCTGTTGGTGTGAACGTGTTTTGGAAGATGATAGGGGAAGCGGCCAAGCATCTAGAGGGCTATGATGTCGAGATCGTCGAGGCTCATCATCGGCAAAAAAAAGATGCACCCAGTGGCACTGCAACGCGTGCAGCAAAGATAATAAGCGATGCCCTGGGCGGGAAAAAAATAATATATGGGCGAGAGGGACTTTGTCCAAGAGAGGACGAAATCGGAGTCCATGCAGTTCGAGGCGGAGATATCGTGGGAGACCATCTGGTCCTGTTTGCCGGAGACGGCGAAAGGATGGAGATCATACACAGAGCGCATAGCAGGCAGGCGTTTGCTTCTGGAGTCCTCCGAGCAATAAGGTGGGTCGTCAATTCGAAGAAGGGAATACATTCGATGGAGGATGTCCTCGGGATATAG
- the rmuC gene encoding DNA recombination protein RmuC translates to MMIEILLAIILILLVLLIFLTLKSKKVEPKDIEAAVSGTWIKLGLDEKIGAVESHAKDIRDSYKSFEQMLRVPTERSSFGELSLETMLSDQLPPDMYGIRKRTLDGKTPDAYIRSTVGIICIDSKFPLYNFGKMLDAEDVKEKEAFKKQFIRDTQGHLDKIACDYVCPEKGSAEFAFAYIPSEGIYYFLVNEAFDMLREYTKRGVQVVSPLTLSHKIELIKAGVHAKKLSEDAEKVRDNLLRLSQRFGEVDEVWRIFYRTHFKNLETKAEELDYAYNKLRDEFERVSKMGEED, encoded by the coding sequence ATGATGATAGAAATTTTACTTGCAATTATCTTGATTCTTTTAGTTTTACTGATTTTCTTGACCTTGAAAAGCAAAAAAGTTGAACCGAAGGATATTGAGGCTGCCGTCTCAGGCACTTGGATAAAACTGGGTTTAGATGAAAAAATAGGCGCAGTGGAAAGCCATGCAAAGGACATCAGAGACAGTTATAAATCCTTTGAGCAAATGCTTCGGGTGCCCACAGAAAGATCATCTTTCGGAGAGCTCTCCCTGGAGACGATGCTTTCAGACCAGCTTCCCCCGGACATGTACGGCATAAGAAAGCGAACCCTTGACGGGAAGACTCCAGACGCATACATAAGGTCAACGGTTGGGATCATCTGCATAGACTCCAAGTTTCCTTTGTATAACTTTGGAAAGATGTTGGATGCAGAGGATGTCAAAGAAAAGGAGGCTTTCAAAAAACAATTTATAAGGGATACACAAGGTCATCTCGACAAGATAGCCTGCGATTATGTGTGCCCGGAAAAAGGTTCTGCAGAGTTTGCTTTTGCCTACATACCCTCTGAGGGAATCTACTATTTCCTGGTAAATGAGGCGTTTGATATGCTGCGGGAGTATACCAAGAGAGGTGTTCAGGTGGTATCGCCGCTGACTCTTTCCCATAAAATCGAACTCATAAAGGCCGGCGTTCATGCAAAGAAACTTTCAGAAGATGCAGAAAAAGTGAGAGATAATCTCCTCAGGCTATCGCAGCGGTTCGGAGAGGTCGATGAGGTGTGGCGCATTTTTTACAGAACTCACTTTAAAAATTTGGAAACCAAGGCAGAAGAATTGGATTATGCCTATAACAAACTAAGAGATGAGTTTGAAAGAGTCTCGAAGATGGGTGAGGAAGATTAA
- a CDS encoding nucleoside 2-deoxyribosyltransferase, whose amino-acid sequence MKIYFAGSIRGGREDAELYLQIIEHLKKYGEVLTEHVGDKNLALLGEDGVEDDYIHKRDLEWFLQSNVVVAEVTTPSLGVGYEIGRAVENQKRVLCLYRPQDRKRLSAMIAGSPGVTNAEYKTLDDAKKIIDDFFE is encoded by the coding sequence ATGAAGATTTATTTTGCAGGTTCAATTAGAGGGGGGCGAGAGGATGCGGAGCTATATCTTCAGATAATTGAACATCTAAAAAAATATGGCGAAGTTCTTACAGAACATGTGGGAGATAAAAATCTTGCACTTTTAGGTGAGGATGGCGTCGAAGACGATTATATCCATAAGCGGGACCTTGAGTGGTTTCTACAATCCAATGTTGTGGTTGCTGAAGTTACTACGCCCTCTTTAGGGGTGGGTTATGAAATCGGGAGAGCCGTGGAAAATCAAAAAAGAGTTCTTTGTTTGTACCGCCCCCAAGATAGAAAAAGGCTTTCTGCCATGATTGCAGGTTCTCCTGGTGTAACAAATGCGGAATATAAAACGCTTGACGATGCCAAAAAAATAATCGATGATTTCTTTGAATAA
- a CDS encoding DUF1622 domain-containing protein, whose amino-acid sequence MEDSMVFYDLAAPAFLTIAFILELLGIIVICWGVVVCTLKLIRGCPSFSNELASYLMLSLDYMLGAEIIRTVVARTIEELTIVGTIIVLRGALGYIIRQEVRQE is encoded by the coding sequence ATGGAGGATAGTATGGTGTTTTACGATCTTGCCGCTCCAGCCTTTCTTACAATCGCATTTATACTGGAGCTGTTGGGAATTATCGTAATCTGCTGGGGGGTCGTAGTCTGCACGCTGAAGCTGATCAGAGGCTGTCCATCGTTTAGCAATGAATTAGCAAGCTATCTGATGTTATCGTTGGATTACATGCTCGGAGCCGAAATCATAAGGACCGTCGTCGCCAGAACCATCGAGGAGCTGACCATAGTGGGCACGATCATAGTTCTGAGGGGCGCCCTCGGATACATCATCCGCCAAGAGGTTCGTCAAGAATAG
- a CDS encoding isoprenylcysteine carboxylmethyltransferase family protein — translation MLSSRRIIDENVIKKALQPDIGLTKPQKKLSFIINVTFFIPIIYSVFLPLKPGTAWFYVGLTIYLLGVIIGTIAAFNFFSTPVDELVIKGAYRISRNPMYLSMFLIFVGTGIACVSWIFLLLAIAFLILSHILVNSEESFCLQKYGNAYREYMNTTPRWVGMPKSGEKR, via the coding sequence ATGTTGTCTTCAAGGCGGATAATCGATGAGAATGTCATTAAAAAAGCCCTTCAACCTGACATAGGCCTTACTAAGCCTCAGAAAAAACTCTCGTTTATCATAAACGTTACCTTTTTTATTCCAATTATTTACAGCGTCTTCTTGCCGCTTAAACCGGGCACAGCCTGGTTCTACGTTGGGTTAACCATTTATTTGCTGGGCGTGATTATCGGGACCATAGCAGCATTCAATTTTTTTAGCACCCCTGTAGACGAGTTGGTCATTAAAGGGGCTTACAGAATTTCAAGAAACCCTATGTATCTCAGCATGTTCTTGATATTCGTCGGCACAGGCATAGCATGTGTTTCTTGGATATTTCTGCTATTGGCGATTGCATTCTTAATCCTGTCACATATTCTCGTAAATTCTGAAGAAAGCTTTTGTCTCCAGAAGTATGGGAACGCATACAGAGAATACATGAACACAACACCACGATGGGTAGGAATGCCAAAATCAGGAGAGAAGCGATGA
- a CDS encoding PH domain-containing protein — MQAVLNTKVGEEFRPAQQFKSLYYIYLMLGTLFGILPWCIPVVYFAGRTAPFLVTFFVLVPLLALLIFVAYWIPKYYDTMLYKLTENEMVWRRGVWFKNTGIVPYNRITNIDIAQGPISRMLRIASLKIQTAGYSAPSGGTAEIKIEGVEQFEELRELIMGFVRGKKPVAVETYEEEDINSKILDELVKIRKSLEKSSEK; from the coding sequence ATGCAGGCAGTCCTTAACACAAAGGTCGGTGAAGAATTTAGGCCAGCCCAGCAATTTAAAAGTCTTTATTACATTTATTTGATGCTCGGAACCCTTTTCGGTATTTTACCCTGGTGCATCCCAGTGGTTTACTTTGCAGGGAGGACGGCTCCATTTTTAGTTACTTTTTTCGTTTTAGTGCCTCTTCTGGCTCTTTTGATTTTCGTAGCCTATTGGATCCCAAAATACTACGATACGATGCTTTACAAACTTACCGAAAATGAAATGGTTTGGAGAAGAGGGGTATGGTTCAAAAATACCGGGATTGTGCCTTATAACAGGATAACCAATATCGACATCGCTCAGGGTCCCATATCAAGAATGCTTAGGATAGCATCCCTCAAAATCCAAACCGCCGGCTATTCTGCTCCATCCGGTGGGACGGCTGAGATAAAGATAGAGGGTGTGGAGCAGTTTGAGGAATTAAGAGAGCTGATAATGGGGTTTGTCAGAGGCAAAAAACCAGTGGCAGTAGAAACTTATGAAGAAGAGGACATCAACTCGAAAATTCTTGATGAGTTGGTTAAGATCAGAAAATCGCTGGAAAAATCTTCAGAAAAATGA
- a CDS encoding HAD-IB family phosphatase → MPYRKGRDNAPYKLIVLDMDGTLLEGRTIYALAAELDFEEHLRKIITSNLQDFEKTVEIAKLLKGLSVARFLEIFDKIPLRAGVQKVIVAAKKAGMMTVIATDSYQLAANRLAERLGIDRAFANELEVREKEITGRIKLNNDILEPRMAGCNIHSVCKRDILHKLCDELKITPAEIVAVGDSSNDKCMIKAAGVGVTFESSTDIKEFADIILNDDLSKMLDYIL, encoded by the coding sequence ATGCCATATAGAAAAGGACGTGATAACGCCCCCTACAAGTTAATAGTACTCGATATGGATGGAACCCTTCTTGAAGGTAGGACCATCTACGCTTTAGCAGCAGAGCTGGACTTTGAAGAGCATCTGCGCAAGATCATCACATCTAATCTGCAGGATTTTGAAAAGACCGTTGAGATTGCCAAACTTCTCAAAGGACTGTCTGTTGCACGTTTCTTAGAGATATTCGATAAGATCCCGCTTAGGGCAGGTGTCCAAAAAGTCATAGTTGCTGCTAAAAAAGCAGGTATGATGACCGTTATAGCCACAGACAGCTACCAACTGGCTGCTAATAGGTTGGCAGAAAGACTAGGTATTGACAGGGCATTTGCAAACGAATTGGAAGTCAGGGAAAAGGAGATCACGGGCAGAATTAAGCTGAACAATGATATATTAGAGCCGCGTATGGCTGGTTGTAATATCCATTCAGTCTGTAAGCGAGATATCCTGCATAAACTATGTGATGAACTGAAAATTACTCCTGCTGAAATTGTGGCAGTTGGCGACTCCTCTAATGATAAATGCATGATAAAGGCTGCTGGCGTGGGAGTTACCTTCGAGTCATCGACGGATATAAAGGAATTTGCCGATATAATATTGAACGACGATCTGAGCAAAATGTTGGATTATATTCTATGA
- the asd gene encoding aspartate-semialdehyde dehydrogenase, which translates to MIKAGILGATGAVGQRFVQLLADHPWFELTSLTASERSVGKKYGEVARWRLGIPLPDSVKDLEVLPTSPEEVDADIVFSALPASIAKEVEPKFAEEGFVVASNASAYRMECDVPLIIPEVNPDHLGLIEIQRDNRNWEGCIVNNPNCTTIMMAITLGPLMRFDIERLYVATMQAVSGAGYEGVASMAILDNVIPYIGDEEGKVESEAQKILGTFDGSKVENAGFSISASCHRVPVIDGHTEAIWAIMREDPTPEEVREVFLEFRCDEVKGLPTAPEKSIIVHDAEDRPQPRLDRDAGNGMSVSVGRIREGIRYIAMGHNTIRGAAGASVLNAELLAKKKMI; encoded by the coding sequence ATGATCAAAGCAGGAATACTCGGTGCAACCGGAGCAGTGGGCCAGCGGTTCGTCCAGTTATTGGCAGACCACCCGTGGTTTGAGTTGACATCACTGACCGCATCCGAGAGGAGCGTAGGCAAAAAATACGGCGAAGTGGCAAGGTGGCGGCTGGGTATACCACTACCCGACAGTGTAAAAGACCTGGAGGTTTTGCCGACCTCTCCGGAAGAAGTGGACGCAGACATCGTGTTCTCAGCGCTGCCAGCCTCCATTGCGAAAGAGGTGGAGCCCAAATTTGCAGAAGAAGGGTTCGTGGTAGCGAGCAATGCCAGCGCCTACAGAATGGAATGCGACGTACCCCTCATTATACCCGAGGTCAACCCGGATCATCTGGGCTTGATAGAAATACAAAGGGATAATCGCAATTGGGAGGGGTGCATAGTCAACAATCCAAACTGCACGACCATTATGATGGCAATCACGCTTGGACCTTTGATGCGCTTCGACATAGAGCGTTTGTACGTTGCAACCATGCAGGCCGTCTCTGGTGCCGGTTATGAGGGTGTGGCGTCAATGGCAATCCTCGATAACGTCATTCCTTACATAGGGGACGAAGAGGGGAAGGTGGAAAGCGAGGCCCAGAAGATCTTGGGCACATTTGACGGCTCTAAAGTGGAAAATGCGGGCTTCTCAATAAGCGCAAGTTGTCACAGGGTTCCTGTGATAGACGGGCATACCGAGGCAATATGGGCTATAATGAGAGAAGACCCAACGCCGGAGGAGGTCAGGGAAGTATTTCTGGAATTCAGATGTGATGAGGTGAAAGGGCTTCCTACCGCGCCGGAAAAATCGATCATCGTGCATGATGCAGAAGATAGACCCCAACCAAGGTTGGACAGAGATGCAGGTAATGGCATGAGCGTTTCGGTCGGCAGGATCAGAGAGGGCATAAGGTATATCGCCATGGGGCACAACACGATCCGGGGAGCTGCAGGCGCATCTGTGCTGAATGCAGAGCTCCTCGCGAAGAAGAAGATGATTTAA
- the dapA gene encoding 4-hydroxy-tetrahydrodipicolinate synthase has protein sequence MFEGIFPALITPFTKDDKVDEDGLRSNINFAIENGVSGIVPAGCTGEAATLSHQEQKKIIDVAIDASRVPVIPGTGSNNTKEAIELTKYASDAGADAAMLITPYYNKPTDAGLITHYKTVAEKCDIPIILYNVPSRTSKNMSADVVAELAKVENIVGIKEASGDINQVSKIIELTRDLDFVVLSGDDALTLPIMALGGKGVVSVAANIIPRQVSDMVTAFLDGRLDRARELHYILSPLFRALFLETNPIPIKTAMGWRGLAAGKLRPPLYTLSEKNATNLRSVLESLVIL, from the coding sequence ATGTTTGAAGGGATCTTTCCGGCTCTTATCACACCATTCACTAAAGATGACAAAGTGGATGAAGACGGTTTGCGCTCGAACATCAATTTTGCCATCGAGAATGGAGTGTCTGGGATAGTTCCTGCCGGATGTACCGGGGAGGCGGCCACGCTCTCGCATCAAGAGCAGAAGAAGATCATCGATGTTGCCATAGATGCATCCAGAGTTCCAGTCATCCCTGGAACCGGTTCGAATAATACGAAAGAGGCGATTGAACTCACAAAATATGCATCAGATGCCGGTGCAGATGCTGCTATGCTGATCACGCCCTACTACAATAAGCCGACCGATGCAGGCTTAATCACGCATTATAAGACGGTTGCAGAAAAATGTGACATTCCGATCATACTGTATAATGTTCCATCTAGGACGAGCAAGAACATGAGTGCGGATGTCGTGGCCGAACTTGCAAAAGTGGAGAACATCGTCGGAATCAAGGAGGCTAGCGGCGATATTAACCAGGTTTCCAAGATAATCGAGTTAACGCGTGATCTGGACTTCGTCGTGCTCTCTGGAGATGATGCATTAACGTTACCAATTATGGCGTTGGGCGGCAAGGGAGTGGTGTCAGTTGCAGCCAACATCATTCCGAGGCAAGTGAGCGACATGGTAACTGCGTTTCTGGACGGCAGGCTGGACAGAGCCAGAGAGCTGCATTACATCCTATCGCCTTTATTCCGCGCCCTTTTCCTGGAGACGAATCCGATTCCAATTAAGACTGCAATGGGCTGGCGGGGCTTAGCGGCAGGCAAACTTCGCCCCCCACTCTACACACTGAGTGAAAAGAATGCGACAAATCTAAGGAGCGTATTGGAGTCACTGGTGATATTATGA
- a CDS encoding adenylate/guanylate cyclase domain-containing protein — protein MHRQFREYLDTAEGHSEFIIVVFVDIRGFSAFSKRHESPDTAMYIKRVYKRLIDDYFNTASFYKSTGDGLLITIPYKETTLKEVASDTIKSCLRCYEEFAHICADDPMINFDVPSRIGIGISRGTACCLKSNDRILDYTGHILNMASRLTGLARPAGIVIDGDFKIEDLFDVEDQELFEKREAFLRSISEESPKTVYVMKDVVDIPPEYLQPLRRDKWDSIEQEKTIKQWKKYSPRYFITLENYLRRPNAIEVTLIYPPNIGGKIDSSIVKYHNFKYFEYREKAGQPEVLIYIDKMIEYLKSEAISQNRKVRLRIKYVPKIV, from the coding sequence ATGCATCGCCAATTTAGAGAATATTTAGACACAGCAGAAGGTCACTCAGAATTCATAATAGTTGTATTTGTGGATATAAGGGGATTTTCTGCATTTAGTAAAAGACATGAGTCTCCTGATACTGCAATGTATATCAAGAGAGTTTATAAGCGACTTATTGATGATTATTTTAATACGGCATCATTCTACAAGTCCACAGGTGATGGTTTGCTAATTACAATCCCTTATAAAGAAACAACACTTAAAGAAGTGGCCTCCGATACCATAAAATCTTGTCTAAGATGTTATGAAGAATTTGCACATATTTGTGCTGACGATCCTATGATTAACTTTGATGTACCTAGCAGAATTGGCATAGGAATTTCTCGTGGAACTGCTTGTTGTCTTAAATCCAATGACCGTATTTTAGATTACACAGGACACATTTTGAACATGGCTTCTAGACTTACGGGTCTTGCAAGACCTGCTGGAATTGTTATTGATGGCGATTTCAAAATAGAGGATCTTTTTGATGTTGAAGATCAGGAACTTTTTGAGAAGAGAGAAGCATTTCTTAGAAGTATTTCTGAAGAAAGTCCGAAAACTGTTTATGTAATGAAAGATGTTGTCGATATTCCACCTGAATATTTGCAACCGTTAAGACGTGATAAATGGGATTCAATTGAACAAGAGAAGACTATAAAACAATGGAAAAAATATTCACCGCGTTATTTTATTACCTTAGAAAATTATTTAAGACGACCTAATGCAATTGAAGTGACTTTGATATATCCTCCAAATATTGGGGGAAAAATTGATTCTAGCATTGTTAAATATCATAATTTCAAATATTTTGAATATAGAGAAAAAGCAGGTCAACCAGAAGTTCTTATTTATATAGATAAAATGATAGAATATCTGAAGTCTGAAGCTATTTCGCAAAATAGAAAAGTTAGATTAAGAATAAAATATGTCCCTAAGATCGTCTAA
- a CDS encoding 30S ribosomal protein S17e, with the protein MGVKPTYVKSVGNKLIKMYPDVFVADFDENKKHVYEHTDIKSTAIRNRIAGYITTQLKPKKGGGKNV; encoded by the coding sequence ATGGGTGTTAAACCAACATACGTCAAAAGTGTCGGAAACAAACTGATAAAAATGTATCCAGATGTGTTTGTAGCGGATTTCGACGAGAACAAGAAGCACGTATATGAGCATACGGACATCAAAAGCACGGCGATCAGAAATAGGATCGCAGGATATATAACCACCCAATTAAAACCTAAGAAAGGAGGGGGGAAAAATGTTTGA
- a CDS encoding glycosyltransferase, whose amino-acid sequence MYDFDCTDFELPDLLRKKGEAKISVILPSFREKKTIGEIIVKMGKLVNEGLVDEILVVEGSTLDGEIEYETMKVAAEAAFDSLEDFDKFKVIHQSLPEICEILETNVTHGKGNALYKGAACSQGDILVFLDSDIINIKKRFATGLVGPILSFKDILFSKAYYHRPRFKMRGKTIFGGRVTRLFMLPILKILCRMYNVFDGLEDFKYPLSGEIAMTRDVFESLAIPCHYGVDVAILIEVYKKFGYGALSQVDLHEHIHVHRSDKALTEMVEQITKELFWLVRENTNIDFGEEMRRKSIIDLYRYHAFEGVKTVDDFERIDAYGRSFARGLKALHKFEVRLQPPLQEKPNYEKRKHMLHKCASDFTRGIGSQL is encoded by the coding sequence ATGTACGATTTCGATTGTACTGATTTTGAACTGCCAGATCTGCTTCGTAAGAAAGGGGAGGCTAAGATATCTGTCATCCTACCATCTTTCAGGGAGAAGAAGACCATTGGGGAAATTATCGTTAAGATGGGAAAACTGGTAAATGAAGGGCTCGTCGACGAGATTTTAGTGGTGGAAGGCTCGACCCTCGATGGAGAAATTGAATACGAGACCATGAAGGTGGCAGCCGAGGCAGCCTTTGACTCGCTTGAAGATTTTGATAAGTTCAAGGTCATTCATCAAAGCCTACCAGAAATATGTGAAATATTGGAGACCAATGTGACACATGGGAAGGGGAATGCGCTCTATAAGGGGGCAGCATGTTCGCAGGGAGACATTCTGGTTTTTCTCGACTCTGACATTATAAACATCAAGAAGCGCTTTGCTACTGGCTTGGTAGGCCCCATCCTCTCCTTCAAGGACATCCTTTTCTCAAAGGCTTATTATCATCGCCCTAGGTTCAAGATGAGAGGCAAGACTATCTTCGGCGGGCGGGTGACAAGACTCTTCATGCTACCCATCCTGAAAATTCTGTGTCGAATGTACAATGTCTTTGATGGACTGGAGGATTTCAAGTATCCGCTTAGCGGCGAAATTGCGATGACAAGAGATGTTTTTGAATCCCTAGCGATTCCATGCCATTATGGTGTGGACGTAGCGATTTTGATAGAGGTATACAAAAAATTTGGTTATGGAGCCCTCTCCCAGGTTGACCTGCATGAACATATCCACGTTCATCGATCAGATAAAGCCCTCACAGAGATGGTGGAGCAAATTACCAAGGAGTTGTTCTGGCTCGTGCGCGAGAACACCAATATTGATTTTGGGGAGGAAATGAGGAGAAAAAGCATCATCGATCTGTATAGGTATCACGCCTTTGAGGGGGTGAAGACCGTGGACGACTTCGAACGGATTGATGCCTATGGGAGAAGCTTTGCCAGAGGGCTAAAAGCTCTGCACAAGTTTGAGGTGAGGCTTCAACCTCCGCTTCAAGAAAAGCCAAACTATGAAAAACGCAAGCATATGCTTCATAAATGTGCATCCGATTTTACTCGGGGTATTGGGAGCCAGCTCTAG